ATCACCGCGCTGGACCAGGTCTTCCCGCTGCACCCCACGGTCGAGGCGGCGATCGCGGCGGATCCGACCGGCGCCGGCGCGTGATGGCGACGGTCCGGCTCTCCTTCTCTCCCGCCCCGGTGCACGTGCGTACCGCCCGCCTGGTCGGCGTCGCGGTGGCCCGCCGGGCCGGAGTCCGCGAGGACCTGCTCGACGAGGTGCGGCTGGCCATCGGTGAGGCGTGCACCCGGGCCGTCGCCCTGCACCGGCAGTACGGGCTGCCGGACCCGGTGCTGGTGGAGATGTCCGACTCGGGGGCGTACCAGGTGCGGGTGGTCGACCGGGCGCCGATCGAGGCGGGTATCGGCCTGGCCGCGTTGAACGCCGACGAGTTGGCCAACGAGTCGCTCACCGACGAGGCGCTCACCACCGGCGTGGGCTTCGCCCTGCTCGCCGGTTTCGTGGAGGATCTCCAGGTCCGACCGGTCGACGAGGGTGTCGGGACCGAGGTGCGGATGGTGTGGCCGGTGGGCCGCTGACCGCGTGACGTCGTGCCGACGAGGCCGTGACCCCGAGTGGGTCACGGCCTCGTCGTGCTGATGGCCCCCTATATCAGATTTTTCCTCATAACACAGTTACGAAGATCATCCGAACACGGTGTCCCCCGCGTGTGACCTCCGACACTCAGCGGGGCTACAGTCTGTGGGTTGTCAGCACGGGATCCTTCCCGCAGCCAGCGGATATGGACGTTGATCTTGGTCCGCCGGGGGTGGGTCGGAGCGCGTGCGCCACCGCATCCAGGCGTCGGTCAGTACGTCCGCTGGCCGACGCGACAGTGTTCGGTACAGGAGGACATAGATGTCCGGGACCTTGGCCGCCGAAGGCGGCGC
This genomic interval from Micromonospora coxensis contains the following:
- a CDS encoding ATP-binding protein — protein: MMATVRLSFSPAPVHVRTARLVGVAVARRAGVREDLLDEVRLAIGEACTRAVALHRQYGLPDPVLVEMSDSGAYQVRVVDRAPIEAGIGLAALNADELANESLTDEALTTGVGFALLAGFVEDLQVRPVDEGVGTEVRMVWPVGR